Proteins encoded together in one Streptomyces sp. NBC_01216 window:
- a CDS encoding DNA-3-methyladenine glycosylase I, whose product MSGGAIPGPDGRPRCPWGLSTEDYVAYHDEEWGRPVHGDDALFERLSLEAFQSGLSWITILRRREGFRAAFAGFEIAEVARFAEADRERLLADEGIIRNRAKVDATMANAKVLAAWEPGELDALIWSFAPDPASRPAPRTTADVPAVTDESTALSKTLKKRGLRFIGPTTAYALMQACGLVDDHVQGCVARGA is encoded by the coding sequence ATGAGCGGCGGGGCGATCCCGGGGCCGGACGGCCGGCCACGCTGCCCGTGGGGCCTGTCGACGGAGGACTACGTCGCCTATCACGACGAGGAGTGGGGGCGGCCGGTCCACGGCGACGACGCGCTCTTCGAGCGGCTGAGCCTGGAGGCGTTCCAGTCCGGGCTGTCCTGGATCACCATCCTGCGCCGCCGCGAGGGATTCCGGGCGGCGTTCGCGGGGTTCGAGATCGCCGAGGTGGCCCGGTTCGCGGAGGCGGACCGGGAGCGGCTGCTCGCCGACGAGGGGATCATCCGCAATCGCGCGAAGGTCGACGCGACGATGGCCAACGCGAAGGTCCTCGCGGCGTGGGAGCCGGGCGAACTGGACGCCTTGATCTGGTCCTTCGCGCCCGACCCGGCGTCCCGCCCGGCTCCGCGGACCACGGCGGACGTCCCGGCCGTCACGGACGAGTCCACGGCGCTGTCCAAGACGCTGAAGAAGCGGGGCCTGCGCTTCATCGGCCCGACCACCGCGTACGCCCTGATGCAGGCGTGCGGCCTGGTCGACGACCACGTCCAGGGCTGCGTGGCCCGCGGCGCCTGA
- the folP gene encoding dihydropteroate synthase, translated as MLRLGRREFGRHEPVIMAIVNRTPDSFYDQGATFRDEPALARVEQAVSEGAEIIDIGGVKAGPGEEVTAEEEARRTVGFVAEVRRRHPDVVISVDTWRADVGEAVCEAGADVLNDAWGGVDPRLAEVAARYGAGLVCTHAGGAEPRTRPHRVAYEDVMADILRVTVGLAERAVSLGVRRDGIMIDPGHDFGKNTRHSLEATRRLGEMTETGWPVLVSLSNKDFVGETLDRPVKERVLGTLATTAVSAWLGARVYRVHEVAETRQVLDMVASIAGHRPPAVARRGLA; from the coding sequence ATGCTGCGCTTGGGACGGCGTGAATTCGGGCGGCACGAACCGGTGATCATGGCGATCGTCAACCGAACCCCGGACTCCTTCTACGACCAGGGCGCCACCTTTCGTGACGAACCCGCGCTCGCCCGCGTCGAGCAGGCGGTGTCCGAGGGCGCCGAGATCATCGACATCGGCGGCGTCAAGGCCGGTCCCGGCGAGGAGGTGACGGCCGAGGAGGAGGCGCGCCGCACGGTCGGCTTCGTGGCGGAGGTACGGCGCCGCCATCCGGACGTCGTCATCAGTGTCGACACCTGGCGCGCCGACGTGGGCGAGGCGGTCTGCGAGGCCGGCGCGGACGTGCTGAACGACGCGTGGGGCGGTGTGGACCCGCGGCTCGCGGAGGTCGCCGCCCGCTACGGAGCCGGGCTGGTGTGCACCCACGCGGGCGGCGCGGAGCCGCGGACGAGGCCGCACCGGGTGGCGTACGAGGACGTGATGGCGGACATCCTGCGGGTGACCGTGGGGCTGGCCGAGCGCGCGGTGTCGCTGGGTGTGCGCCGCGACGGGATCATGATCGACCCCGGACACGACTTCGGCAAGAACACCCGGCACAGCCTGGAGGCGACCCGTCGGCTCGGGGAGATGACGGAGACGGGCTGGCCGGTGCTGGTGTCCCTGTCCAACAAGGACTTCGTCGGGGAGACGCTGGACCGGCCGGTCAAGGAACGGGTGCTCGGGACGCTGGCGACGACCGCGGTCTCGGCCTGGCTCGGGGCGCGGGTGTACCGGGTGCACGAGGTGGCGGAGACCCGCCAGGTGCTCGACATGGTGGCCTCCATCGCCGGTCACCGGCCACCGGCGGTGGCCCGCCGCGGACTGGCGTAG
- a CDS encoding TIGR00730 family Rossman fold protein, with translation MGIPEGVAKPEEQRLGPVLRRRDQVQPGTTDQRLLDSEGDSEWVHTDPWRVMRIQSEFVEGFGALAELPSAISVFGSARTKPDSPEYEAGVRLGRALVEAGFAVITGGGPGAMEAANKGAREADGVSVGLGIELPFEQGLNPHVDIGVNFRYFFVRKTMFVKYAQGFVVLPGGLGTLDELFEALTLVQTRKVTRFPIVLFGTEYWRGLVDWLRDSVVAGGKAAEQDLLLFHVTDDVDEAVALVTKEVGR, from the coding sequence ATGGGTATCCCCGAGGGAGTGGCGAAGCCGGAGGAGCAGCGGCTCGGCCCGGTGCTCAGGAGGCGGGACCAGGTCCAGCCGGGCACCACGGATCAGCGTCTGCTGGACTCCGAGGGCGATTCGGAGTGGGTACACACCGACCCCTGGCGGGTCATGCGCATCCAGTCCGAGTTCGTCGAGGGCTTCGGCGCGCTGGCCGAACTGCCGAGCGCGATCAGCGTCTTCGGCTCGGCCCGCACCAAGCCCGACTCGCCGGAGTACGAGGCGGGGGTGCGGCTCGGCCGGGCGCTGGTCGAAGCGGGCTTCGCGGTGATCACGGGCGGCGGGCCCGGCGCCATGGAGGCGGCCAACAAGGGCGCGCGGGAGGCCGACGGCGTCTCCGTGGGTCTGGGAATCGAGCTCCCCTTCGAGCAGGGACTCAATCCGCACGTCGACATCGGCGTGAACTTCCGCTACTTCTTCGTCCGCAAGACGATGTTCGTGAAGTACGCGCAGGGCTTCGTGGTCCTGCCGGGCGGCCTCGGCACGCTGGACGAGCTGTTCGAGGCACTGACCCTGGTCCAGACGCGCAAGGTGACCCGCTTCCCGATCGTGCTGTTCGGCACGGAGTACTGGCGGGGGCTGGTCGACTGGCTCCGCGACTCGGTGGTGGCGGGCGGCAAGGCGGCGGAGCAGGACCTGCTGCTGTTCCACGTGACGGACGACGTGGACGAGGCGGTGGCGCTGGTCACCAAGGAGGTCGGCCGCTAG
- the dapE gene encoding succinyl-diaminopimelate desuccinylase has protein sequence MADHAPLDLTMDGPALTAALVDFPSVSGSEKPLADAIEQALRLLPHLTVDRYGNNIVARTHLGHSERVVLAGHIDTVPIADNVPSRLDDDGVLWGCGTSDMKSGVAVQLRIAATVPAPNRDLTFVFYDNEEVAAHLNGLGKVAEAHPEWLEGDFAILLEGSNAEVEGGCQGTLRVLLHTEGERSHSARSWMGANAVHAAAPILARLAAYQPRKPVIDGLEYHEGLNAVRIEGGVANNVIPDACTVVVNFRYAPDRTAEEAEAHVREVFADCGVSRFVVDDHSPGALPGLSHPAAAAFMKAVGGLARPKFGWTDVARFSALGVPAVNYGPGDPLYAHKRDEHVVVERIRRCEARLRDWLTDGQP, from the coding sequence ATGGCTGACCACGCTCCCCTGGACCTCACGATGGACGGGCCCGCGCTCACCGCCGCGCTCGTCGACTTCCCCTCCGTCAGCGGGAGCGAGAAGCCGCTCGCCGACGCGATCGAGCAGGCGCTGCGGCTCCTGCCGCACCTCACGGTCGACCGGTACGGGAACAACATCGTCGCCCGCACGCACCTGGGCCACTCCGAGCGGGTCGTCCTCGCCGGCCATATCGACACCGTGCCGATCGCCGACAACGTCCCCTCACGCCTCGACGACGACGGCGTCCTGTGGGGCTGTGGAACCTCCGACATGAAGTCCGGCGTCGCCGTCCAGCTGCGCATCGCGGCCACCGTCCCCGCGCCCAACCGCGACCTCACCTTCGTCTTCTACGACAACGAGGAGGTCGCCGCGCACCTGAACGGTCTCGGCAAGGTGGCCGAAGCCCACCCCGAGTGGCTGGAGGGCGACTTCGCCATCCTGCTCGAAGGCTCCAACGCCGAGGTCGAGGGCGGCTGCCAGGGAACCCTGCGGGTCCTGTTGCACACGGAGGGCGAGCGCTCCCACTCCGCGCGCTCCTGGATGGGTGCCAACGCCGTCCACGCCGCCGCGCCGATCCTCGCCAGGCTCGCCGCCTACCAGCCGCGCAAGCCGGTGATCGACGGCCTGGAGTACCACGAGGGCCTCAACGCCGTGCGGATCGAGGGCGGCGTCGCGAACAACGTCATCCCCGACGCCTGCACCGTCGTGGTCAACTTCCGCTACGCCCCCGACCGCACCGCCGAGGAGGCCGAGGCGCACGTGCGTGAGGTCTTCGCCGACTGCGGGGTCTCCCGGTTCGTCGTCGACGACCACTCGCCCGGCGCGCTGCCGGGCCTCTCCCACCCGGCCGCCGCGGCCTTCATGAAGGCGGTCGGCGGCCTCGCCCGGCCGAAGTTCGGCTGGACCGACGTCGCCCGCTTCAGCGCGCTGGGCGTGCCCGCCGTCAACTACGGCCCGGGTGACCCGCTGTACGCGCACAAGCGCGACGAGCACGTGGTCGTCGAGCGCATCCGCCGCTGCGAGGCACGTCTGCGGGACTGGCTCACTGACGGACAGCCGTAA
- a CDS encoding ATP-binding protein — protein MSLPLTRRIARAALLVAAGAAPVVGAAGSASAMDHGLVPTGTLPGLSTLDGAGLGDAVDSASQTATGVAGDTGGKAVGKAVPAAGKTVGKAGKTAAPAAEKATGGAGEVLGKAAGAATESAEGPAAGMLGGLPLAGGLPLGG, from the coding sequence ATGTCCCTCCCTCTGACCCGCCGGATCGCCCGCGCCGCTCTGCTCGTCGCGGCCGGCGCAGCCCCCGTGGTCGGCGCGGCCGGCTCCGCGAGCGCCATGGACCACGGCCTGGTCCCGACCGGCACGCTCCCCGGCCTGTCCACCCTCGACGGAGCCGGTCTCGGCGACGCCGTCGACAGTGCCTCGCAGACCGCCACGGGCGTCGCGGGCGACACCGGCGGCAAGGCCGTCGGCAAGGCGGTCCCGGCCGCGGGCAAGACCGTCGGCAAGGCCGGCAAGACCGCGGCACCGGCCGCCGAGAAGGCCACGGGCGGCGCGGGCGAGGTGCTCGGCAAGGCCGCGGGCGCGGCCACCGAGAGCGCCGAGGGCCCGGCCGCCGGCATGCTCGGCGGGCTGCCGCTCGCGGGTGGCCTGCCGCTCGGCGGCTGA
- the dapC gene encoding succinyldiaminopimelate transaminase, protein MSAVSSRLPVFPWDRLEPFKRTAAAHPDGIVDLSVGTPVDPVPELVQRALVAAADSPGYPTVWGTTELRDALTGWCERRLGAVGLTHRNVLPVVGSKELVAWLPTQLGLGAGDRVAYPRLAYPTYEVGARLCGAEPVVYDDPTELDPAGLRLLWLNSPSNPTGRVLGKDELTRIVAWAREHDVLVLSDECYLELGWEAEPVSVLHPDVCGGSPEGLVAVHSLSKRSNLAGYRAAFVAGDEAVLGELLLIRKHGGMMTPAPVQAATVAALGDDTHVAAQRERYAARRAALRTALEAHGFRIEHSEASLYLWATRDEPCWDTVAYLAQLGVLVAPGDFYGTAGESFVRVAFTATDERVEAAVKRLG, encoded by the coding sequence GTGAGCGCAGTCTCTTCGCGCCTGCCCGTCTTCCCCTGGGACCGCCTGGAGCCGTTCAAGCGGACGGCCGCCGCCCACCCGGACGGCATCGTGGACCTGTCCGTGGGCACACCGGTCGACCCGGTGCCGGAGCTGGTCCAGCGGGCGCTGGTCGCGGCGGCCGACTCGCCGGGCTACCCCACGGTGTGGGGCACCACCGAGCTGCGTGACGCGCTCACGGGCTGGTGCGAGCGGCGCCTGGGCGCGGTCGGCCTCACCCACCGCAACGTCCTTCCGGTCGTCGGCTCCAAGGAGCTCGTGGCCTGGCTGCCGACCCAGCTGGGGCTCGGCGCCGGGGACCGTGTCGCCTACCCGCGGCTCGCCTACCCGACGTACGAGGTCGGCGCCCGGCTCTGTGGGGCCGAGCCCGTCGTCTACGACGACCCGACCGAGCTGGACCCGGCGGGGCTGCGGCTGCTCTGGCTGAACTCCCCGTCCAACCCGACCGGCAGGGTCCTCGGCAAGGACGAACTGACCCGGATCGTGGCCTGGGCGCGCGAGCACGACGTCCTCGTCCTCTCCGACGAGTGCTACCTGGAGCTGGGCTGGGAGGCCGAGCCGGTGTCCGTGCTCCACCCGGACGTCTGTGGCGGCTCCCCCGAGGGCCTCGTCGCCGTCCACTCGCTCTCCAAGCGTTCCAACCTGGCCGGCTACCGGGCCGCCTTCGTCGCGGGCGACGAGGCCGTCCTCGGGGAGCTGCTGCTGATCCGCAAGCACGGCGGCATGATGACGCCCGCGCCGGTGCAGGCCGCCACGGTCGCCGCACTCGGAGACGACACGCACGTGGCCGCGCAGCGGGAGCGCTACGCCGCCCGGCGCGCGGCCCTGCGGACGGCGCTGGAGGCCCACGGCTTCCGCATCGAGCACAGCGAGGCGAGCCTCTACCTGTGGGCGACCCGGGACGAGCCGTGCTGGGACACGGTCGCGTACCTGGCGCAGCTGGGGGTCCTGGTGGCGCCCGGAGACTTCTACGGGACGGCGGGTGAGAGCTTCGTGCGCGTGGCGTTCACCGCCACCGACGAGAGGGTCGAGGCGGCGGTCAAGCGGCTCGGCTGA
- the fdxA gene encoding ferredoxin, translated as MTYVIAQPCVDVKDKACIEECPVDCIYEGSRSLYIHPDECVDCGACEPVCPVEAIFYEDDTPEEWKDYYKANVEFFDELGSPGGASKLGLIERDHPFIAALPPQNG; from the coding sequence GTGACCTACGTCATCGCGCAGCCTTGTGTCGACGTCAAGGACAAGGCATGCATCGAGGAGTGCCCCGTCGACTGCATCTACGAGGGCTCCCGGTCCTTGTACATCCACCCGGACGAATGCGTCGACTGTGGTGCTTGTGAGCCGGTCTGCCCGGTCGAGGCCATCTTCTACGAGGACGACACCCCGGAGGAGTGGAAGGACTACTACAAGGCGAACGTCGAGTTCTTCGACGAGCTCGGTTCGCCCGGTGGCGCCTCCAAGCTCGGCCTGATCGAGCGTGACCACCCCTTCATCGCCGCTCTGCCGCCGCAGAACGGCTGA
- a CDS encoding GNAT family N-acetyltransferase: MEFTAGGRLEVRITRADVGKRVSVRYLTGSDRASEKFTDAVGVLTSWDSGVVLITTRTGQSVRIAESALVAGKPVPAAPARRRGPAASFDELTRVASRAWEPVESEPLGEWTLRAAAGFTRRANSVLPLGDPGLPLDEALARVRQWYTARGLPAYVQAATGAEGAQELLCADLERRGWRREVSAEVRTAGLAPLADLDADVEPVLLTGSADEAWLRRYQRSGAPSPDVLAVLGSGPRVWFASIAGTGDVPAAIGRCVVDGRWAGFMAVEVDPAHRRRGMATAVMTALARRALDEGASAAWLQVETDNDAARALYEAMGFAVHHHYHHYRHHGSAEA; encoded by the coding sequence GTGGAATTCACCGCCGGAGGGCGCCTTGAGGTCCGAATCACCCGCGCTGACGTGGGAAAACGTGTATCGGTTCGATACCTGACGGGATCCGACAGAGCAAGCGAGAAGTTCACCGACGCGGTCGGCGTTCTCACATCATGGGATTCGGGTGTGGTGTTGATCACAACGAGAACGGGTCAGAGCGTCCGGATCGCGGAATCCGCACTGGTCGCGGGCAAGCCCGTCCCCGCGGCGCCGGCCCGCCGACGCGGCCCGGCCGCCTCCTTCGACGAGCTGACGCGCGTCGCCTCACGGGCCTGGGAGCCGGTGGAGAGCGAGCCGCTCGGCGAGTGGACGCTGCGCGCGGCGGCGGGCTTCACCCGGCGGGCCAACTCGGTGCTGCCGCTCGGCGATCCGGGCCTCCCGCTCGACGAGGCGCTGGCGCGGGTGCGGCAGTGGTACACGGCGCGCGGCCTCCCTGCGTACGTCCAGGCGGCGACCGGCGCCGAGGGCGCGCAGGAGCTCCTGTGCGCGGACCTGGAACGGCGCGGATGGCGCCGCGAGGTCTCGGCGGAGGTGCGGACCGCGGGCCTGGCGCCGCTCGCGGACCTGGACGCGGACGTCGAGCCGGTCCTGCTGACGGGTTCGGCGGACGAGGCGTGGTTGCGGCGCTACCAGCGGTCGGGCGCGCCCTCTCCGGACGTGCTCGCGGTGCTGGGCAGCGGCCCCCGTGTGTGGTTCGCCTCGATAGCGGGCACGGGAGACGTACCGGCGGCGATCGGCCGTTGCGTGGTCGACGGCCGCTGGGCCGGGTTCATGGCGGTGGAGGTCGATCCCGCGCACCGGCGCCGGGGCATGGCCACGGCCGTCATGACGGCGCTGGCACGGCGGGCGCTCGACGAGGGCGCCTCGGCGGCCTGGCTCCAGGTGGAGACGGACAACGACGCCGCACGGGCCCTGTACGAGGCGATGGGCTTCGCGGTCCACCACCACTACCACCACTACCGGCACCACGGATCGGCGGAGGCGTGA
- a CDS encoding transglutaminase-like domain-containing protein, giving the protein MTDWRQEFAEEARTPRPDLARLCLLIGAEADPAVTQHDLDAAEIELDRLAGLLPYGIQGAGAWRAALGELLGRREGFQGVPADYQRLESSLLHEVLRRRRGLPILLSVVWMEVARRAGAPVYGLGLPGHFVIGFGDPTEQVFADPFAGGRPMTSADADLVVVGATGEHLDPSMLRPTSPPEIVLRVLNNIRAWATPRPERSAVALWAVELSLLLPSHPARLRYEHAELLVQRGEFLTGAAEMEAYASVVAAVEPSAAATIRHRAQAARSLLN; this is encoded by the coding sequence GTGACCGACTGGCGGCAGGAGTTCGCGGAGGAGGCCCGGACACCACGACCGGACCTCGCCCGGCTCTGTCTGCTGATCGGCGCGGAGGCGGACCCGGCGGTGACGCAGCACGATCTGGACGCGGCGGAGATCGAGCTGGACCGACTGGCCGGGCTCCTGCCGTACGGCATCCAGGGTGCCGGTGCCTGGCGGGCGGCGCTCGGGGAGCTGCTGGGCCGCCGGGAGGGCTTCCAGGGTGTCCCGGCCGACTACCAGCGGTTGGAGTCCTCGCTGCTGCACGAGGTCCTGCGGCGTCGGCGCGGCCTGCCGATCCTGTTGTCGGTCGTCTGGATGGAGGTGGCCCGCCGGGCCGGGGCACCGGTCTACGGCCTGGGACTGCCGGGCCACTTCGTGATCGGCTTCGGCGACCCCACGGAGCAGGTCTTCGCCGATCCCTTCGCCGGCGGCCGGCCGATGACGAGCGCGGACGCGGACCTGGTGGTGGTCGGCGCGACGGGAGAACACCTCGACCCCTCGATGCTGCGCCCCACGAGCCCGCCGGAGATCGTGCTGCGGGTCCTGAACAACATCCGGGCGTGGGCGACGCCCCGGCCGGAGCGCTCGGCGGTGGCCCTGTGGGCGGTCGAACTGTCCCTGCTCCTGCCCTCACACCCCGCCCGACTACGCTACGAGCACGCGGAACTACTGGTCCAGCGCGGCGAGTTCCTGACGGGGGCGGCCGAGATGGAGGCGTACGCCTCCGTGGTGGCGGCGGTGGAACCGAGCGCCGCGGCGACCATCCGCCACCGCGCTCAGGCGGCCCGGTCCCTGCTGAACTGA
- a CDS encoding DUF6113 family protein — translation MNQRPDSRSGAGRTSRSVSGGAAGSAGGEAPASGGGPLNAGTFWYVLLLVLGALVGAAGSLAQSTWVPGGLVLALLASAGVFYGGLRATGTQFGVVAAGAGWLGAIVFLSFGRPEGDVAFGGGFAEMVYLLGGMALAVICATLSRLLPPAP, via the coding sequence GTGAACCAGCGTCCCGACAGCCGTTCCGGAGCCGGCCGGACCTCCCGTTCCGTCAGTGGCGGGGCGGCCGGCTCCGCGGGCGGCGAGGCCCCCGCTTCCGGTGGCGGTCCGCTGAACGCCGGCACCTTCTGGTACGTACTCCTTCTCGTCCTCGGGGCACTGGTCGGGGCGGCCGGCTCACTCGCCCAAAGCACCTGGGTGCCCGGCGGGTTGGTCCTCGCGCTGCTGGCCTCCGCGGGGGTGTTCTACGGCGGTCTGCGCGCGACCGGCACGCAGTTCGGCGTCGTCGCCGCCGGGGCGGGCTGGCTCGGCGCGATCGTGTTCCTCAGCTTCGGACGACCGGAAGGAGACGTCGCGTTCGGGGGCGGATTCGCGGAGATGGTCTACCTGCTCGGAGGCATGGCGCTCGCTGTGATCTGTGCCACGCTGTCCCGACTGCTGCCTCCGGCCCCGTGA
- the mshB gene encoding N-acetyl-1-D-myo-inositol-2-amino-2-deoxy-alpha-D-glucopyranoside deacetylase: MTDLPATDRPARRLLLVHAHPDDESINNGATMARYAAEGAQVTLVTCTLGEEGEVIPPELAHLAPDREDRLGGHRVGELADAMKELGVTDHRFLGGPGRFRDSGMMGAEQNRRAGAFWSTDVDDAAPHLVAVIREIRPQVLVTYDPDGGYGHPDHIQAHRVAMRAAGLAADADYRPELGPAHHIDKIYWNRVPRPVAESGFARLRAEGADFPGIADIGDVPGVVDASLITAAIDGGTVWAARKTAAMRAHATQVAVAGPYFALSNGLGQPILTTEYYQLAAGSSGAPRGEREDDLFAGVVTA, encoded by the coding sequence ATGACCGATCTCCCCGCGACGGACCGCCCCGCCCGTCGTCTGCTGCTGGTGCACGCGCACCCCGACGACGAGTCGATCAACAACGGCGCCACCATGGCCCGGTACGCGGCGGAGGGCGCCCAGGTCACCCTGGTGACCTGCACCCTCGGCGAGGAGGGTGAGGTCATTCCGCCCGAACTCGCCCATCTCGCACCCGACCGGGAGGACCGGCTCGGGGGCCATCGCGTCGGTGAGCTCGCGGACGCGATGAAGGAGCTCGGCGTCACCGACCACCGCTTCCTCGGCGGTCCGGGACGCTTCCGCGACTCCGGGATGATGGGCGCGGAGCAGAACCGGCGCGCGGGTGCCTTCTGGAGCACCGACGTCGACGACGCCGCGCCCCACCTCGTCGCGGTGATCCGGGAGATCCGCCCGCAGGTCCTCGTCACCTACGATCCGGACGGCGGCTACGGCCACCCCGACCACATCCAGGCCCATCGCGTCGCCATGCGCGCCGCGGGGCTGGCCGCCGACGCGGACTACCGGCCCGAACTGGGCCCCGCGCACCACATCGACAAGATCTACTGGAACCGCGTCCCGCGGCCGGTCGCGGAGTCCGGCTTCGCCCGACTGCGCGCCGAGGGGGCCGACTTCCCGGGCATCGCGGACATCGGTGACGTGCCGGGCGTGGTCGACGCGTCCCTGATCACCGCCGCGATCGACGGCGGGACGGTCTGGGCGGCGCGCAAGACCGCCGCCATGAGGGCGCACGCCACACAGGTCGCCGTCGCCGGACCCTACTTCGCCCTCTCGAACGGTCTCGGCCAGCCGATCCTCACCACGGAGTACTACCAGTTGGCCGCGGGCTCCTCCGGCGCACCCCGGGGCGAGCGCGAGGACGACCTGTTCGCAGGGGTGGTGACCGCGTGA
- a CDS encoding S9 family peptidase: MTSRQQRSLPLSFPRQYARTQRFTLGVPRAFTVSPDGGRVVFLRSASGTELSHALWVLDLDMPAGEARERLAADPGTLLAGAAEELSAEERARRERSREGSGGIVGYAVDGAVELAAFALSGRLFAAELRAGTARELPVPGPVIDPRPSPDGRRIAYVARGALRVTGAGGEGDRALAEPEDGHTTYGLAEFVAAEEMGRSRGFWWSPESDRLLVARADDRPVRRWWISDPAHPDREPRPVAYPAAGTPNADVRLYVVDLDGRRTEVGWDRERFPYLARVHWSAGGAPLLLVQARDQRTQLHLAVDPGTGATRTVHTDEDPVWLELLPGVPAWAPDGRLVRIADVDGGGDGASGGVGARVLMAGERALTGARLQVRAVLDVGDGDVLVSASAGEAAEFPETGEIHVYRVGEHGVERVSEGTGIHSAVRCGAVTVLSSARPEAPGNVTRVLRAGRQVAVIASHAQTPVLSARVRLREGGARRVPCAVLLPSGYEEGDGLLPVLMDPYGGPHGQRVVAAHNPHLTSQWFADQGFAVIVADGRGTPGRSPAWEKAIAGDLTPTLDDQVEALHALAGEFPLDLGRVAIRGWSYGGYLAALGVLRRPDVFHAAVAGAPVTDFRLYDTHYTERYLGTPQDDPEVYAANSLVTDDGLSAARGPARPLMIVHGLADDNVVMAHTLRLSSALLAAGRPHEVLPLTGVTHMTPQERVAENLLLLQVDFLRRALGVAEVSPAAGPR; this comes from the coding sequence ATGACCTCCAGGCAACAGCGGTCGCTGCCGCTCTCGTTTCCTCGTCAGTACGCCCGGACGCAGCGCTTCACCCTGGGTGTTCCGCGCGCCTTCACGGTCTCCCCGGACGGCGGGCGGGTGGTGTTCCTGCGCTCCGCCTCCGGCACGGAACTGTCGCACGCGCTGTGGGTGCTGGACCTGGACATGCCCGCCGGGGAGGCGCGCGAGCGTCTGGCGGCCGATCCCGGGACGCTTCTGGCGGGCGCCGCGGAGGAGTTGTCGGCCGAGGAGCGGGCGCGGCGGGAGCGCAGCCGCGAGGGATCGGGCGGAATCGTGGGCTACGCGGTGGACGGGGCCGTGGAGTTGGCGGCGTTCGCGCTGTCGGGGCGGCTGTTCGCCGCGGAGCTGCGGGCCGGGACCGCTCGGGAACTCCCGGTGCCGGGGCCGGTGATCGACCCCCGGCCGTCGCCGGACGGCCGTCGCATCGCCTACGTGGCGCGTGGAGCGCTGCGGGTCACCGGGGCGGGCGGGGAGGGCGACCGGGCGCTCGCGGAGCCGGAGGACGGGCACACGACGTACGGGCTGGCGGAGTTCGTGGCGGCGGAGGAGATGGGGCGCAGCCGCGGTTTCTGGTGGTCGCCGGAGTCGGACCGGCTGCTGGTGGCTCGTGCGGACGACCGGCCGGTGCGGCGGTGGTGGATCTCCGATCCGGCGCATCCGGACCGGGAGCCCCGGCCGGTGGCGTATCCGGCGGCGGGAACGCCGAACGCGGACGTCCGGCTGTACGTGGTGGATCTGGACGGCCGGCGGACGGAGGTCGGCTGGGACCGGGAGCGCTTTCCGTATCTGGCCCGGGTGCACTGGTCGGCGGGCGGGGCTCCGCTGCTGCTCGTCCAGGCCCGCGATCAGCGGACCCAGCTGCATCTGGCGGTGGATCCGGGGACGGGGGCGACCCGTACGGTGCACACGGATGAGGACCCGGTGTGGCTGGAGTTGCTTCCCGGGGTTCCGGCGTGGGCGCCGGACGGCCGGCTGGTGCGGATCGCGGACGTGGACGGGGGCGGGGACGGGGCGTCCGGGGGCGTCGGGGCGCGCGTGCTGATGGCCGGGGAAAGGGCGCTGACAGGGGCGCGGCTGCAAGTCAGGGCCGTGCTGGACGTCGGGGACGGCGACGTCCTGGTGTCGGCGTCCGCGGGCGAGGCGGCGGAGTTCCCGGAGACCGGTGAGATCCATGTGTACCGGGTCGGCGAGCATGGGGTGGAGCGAGTCTCGGAGGGCACCGGAATTCACTCGGCCGTGCGTTGCGGCGCGGTGACGGTGCTGTCCTCGGCCCGCCCGGAGGCGCCGGGGAACGTGACGCGGGTGCTGCGGGCGGGCCGGCAAGTCGCGGTGATCGCCTCGCACGCGCAGACGCCGGTGCTGTCCGCGCGGGTGCGTCTGAGAGAGGGGGGCGCACGGCGTGTTCCGTGCGCCGTGCTGCTCCCGTCGGGCTACGAGGAAGGTGACGGACTTCTCCCGGTGCTCATGGATCCGTACGGCGGCCCGCACGGGCAGCGGGTGGTCGCCGCGCACAACCCGCATCTGACGTCCCAGTGGTTCGCCGACCAGGGCTTCGCGGTGATCGTGGCCGACGGCCGGGGGACGCCGGGCCGGTCGCCCGCCTGGGAGAAGGCGATCGCAGGCGATCTGACGCCGACGCTGGACGACCAGGTCGAGGCGTTGCACGCGCTGGCCGGGGAGTTCCCGCTGGACCTGGGGCGGGTGGCGATCCGGGGCTGGTCGTACGGCGGGTATCTGGCCGCGCTCGGGGTCCTGCGGCGCCCCGATGTCTTCCACGCGGCGGTGGCGGGGGCTCCGGTGACGGACTTCCGGCTGTACGACACCCACTACACGGAGCGGTATCTGGGGACGCCGCAGGACGACCCCGAGGTGTACGCGGCGAACTCGCTCGTCACGGACGACGGGCTGTCGGCGGCACGGGGCCCGGCCCGGCCGCTGATGATCGTTCACGGGCTGGCCGACGACAACGTGGTGATGGCGCACACCTTGCGGTTGTCTTCGGCACTGCTCGCCGCGGGCCGGCCGCATGAGGTGCTGCCGCTGACGGGCGTGACCCACATGACGCCGCAGGAGCGTGTGGCGGAGAACCTGCTGTTGCTCCAGGTCGACTTCCTGCGGCGTGCGCTGGGCGTCGCAGAGGTGTCACCAGCCGCGGGGCCGCGGTGA